Proteins encoded together in one Carya illinoinensis cultivar Pawnee chromosome 3, C.illinoinensisPawnee_v1, whole genome shotgun sequence window:
- the LOC122303254 gene encoding uncharacterized protein LOC122303254 isoform X2, producing MVWSLLSWFVGAGVAGVILFSGLAFAALSFSKRNNLRSSQLMEPLTIQQEVSLASDDLNDDVKDGNASGNIKPEDNSLDGGTGTFKDSSSSPGFDENPSKSKSSDDSDCGVSSVQDVVYASNVTDGNKNASIQEDLQHESTFDDTLNLPESENVGDTFVTSGFKDVDNNSPVGTTELSSELTENPVNVKQSNLLVSDANPSELNIDLQDEIHSSSEHQNPNLSLDSSFTTVAHTVNEPVALNGSANSQLYTTLETQDSPENDIETVAQPSTKENPGLVETEQVSAEKNSSSLEVHNFSESEPSGTSLSALAYTFANEKGSNHPNEMNRSRSESPYPGNSFSSTGIPAPSVVSAALQVLPGKVLVPAVVDQAQGHALAALQVLKVIEADVQPSDLCTRRDYARWLVSASSALSRNTISKVYPAMYIENVSELAFDDITPDDPDFASIQGLAEAGLIASKLSRRDMISSLDEDQSPFYFSPERPLSRQDLISWKMTLEKRQLPEADRKKLYQISGFIDVDKIHPDACPALVADISAGEQGIIALAFGYTRLFQPDKPVTKAQAAVALATGEASDIVSEELARIEAESMAENAVAAHSALVAEVEKDINASFEKELSLEREKIDAVERMAEEARQELERLRTEREKGNIALMKERAAVESEMEILSRLRHDVEEQLQSLMTSKAEISYEKERTSQLRKAAEIENQEIARLQYELEVERKALSMARAWAEDEAKRAREQAKVLEEARYRWERQGIKVVVDDNLREETTAGVSWLDAGKQFSVDATVNRAENLVDKLKTMAMDLRGKSRDIIDKVIQKIALLISNLREWTAKAGKRAEELQQTAILRASRSAQELQQSTAEFSLSLREGTKRVAGDCRDGVEKLTQRFKT from the exons ATGGTTTGGAG CTTGCTTTCATGGTTTGTGGGAGCAGGAGTAGCTGGAGTCATCCTTTTCTCGGGGCTTGCATTTGCAGCATTGTCTTTCAGTAAACGAAACAATTTGA GATCAAGCCAACTGATGGAGCCCTTGACTATTCAGCAGGAAGTGTCATTGGCCTCTGATGACCTGAATGATGACGTTAAAGATGGGAATGCAAGTGGAAATATTAAGCCAGAAGATAATAGTCTGGATGGTGGGACAGGTACATTTAAggattcttcttcatctcctgGATTTGATGAAAATCCCAGCAAAAGTAAAAGTAGTGATGATTCTGACTGCGGGGTATCATCAGTACAAGATGTTGTATATGCATCTAATGTTACTGATGGCAATAAAAATGCTTCCATTCAAGAAGATTTGCAGCATGAATCAACTTTTGATGACACCCTTAATTTGCCTGAATCTGAAAATGTTGGTGATACTTTTGTTACCTCTGGATTTAAAGATGTTGACAACAACTCTCCTGTGGGTACCACAGAATTAAGTTCTGAGCTTACTGAGAACCCTGTTAATGTCAAACAAAGCAATTTGTTAGTCTCTGATGCTAATCCGTCAGAGCTCAACATTGACCTCCAGGATGAAATACATAGTTCAAGTGAGCATCAAAATCCTAATCTTTCATTGGATTCTTCTTTTACGACTGTTGCCCACACAGTCAATGAGCCCGTGGCTCTGAATGGCTCCGCCAATTCACAGTTATATACAACTTTAGAAACTCAAGACTCACCTGAAAATGATATAGAGACTGTAGCCCAACCTTCAACCAAAGAAAATCCTGGCCTTGTTGAAACAGAACAGGTCTCAGCTGAGAAGAATAGTTCTTCCCTGGAAGTTCATAACTTTAGTGAAAGTGAGCCATCTGGAACTTCTCTGTCGGCGTTAGCCTACACTTTTGCAAATGAAAAAGGTTCAAACCATCCTAATGAGATGAATAGAAGCAGATCAGAATCACCATATCCTGGGAATTCCTTCTCCTCCACTGGTATACCTGCTCCATCTGTCGTTTCTGCAGCTCTACAGGTGCTTCCTGGAAAGGTTTTGGTTCCTGCAGTTGTTGATCAGGCTCAGGGTCATGCACTGGCCGCACTTCAAGTTTTAAAG GTCATTGAGGCTGATGTTCAACCTAGTGATCTATGTACCCGTCGTGACTATGCTCGTTGGTTAGTCTCTGCAAGCAGTGCCCTTTCCAG GAACACAATTTCAAAAGTATATCCTGCAATGTATATAGAAAATGTTTCTGAGCTTGCATTTGACGATATCACACCCGATGACCCTGATTTTGCATCCATTCAAG GCTTGGCAGAAGCTGGACTTATTGCAAGTAAGCTTTCAAGACGGGATATGATTTCTTCTTTAGATGAAGACCAGAGTCCATTCTACTTTTCTCCAGAAAG ACCTCTATCACGTCAAGACCTTATCAGTTGGAAGATGACTTTAGAAAAAAGACAGCTCCCTGAAGCGGACAGAAAG AAGCTGTATCAAATATCTGGTTTCATTGACGTTGATAAGATACACCCAGATGCATGTCCTGCACTTGTGGCTGATATATCTGCCGGAGAACAGGGAATCATAGCTCTTGCATTTG GTTACACACGACTCTTCCAGCCAGATAAACCAGTCACAAAAGCCCAGGCTGCTGTTGCCCTCGCAACTGGTGAGGCTTCTGACATTGTAAGCGAGGAGCTTGCACGAATAGAAGCAGAATCAATGGCAGAAAATGCAGTTGCGGCACATAGTGCATTAGTAGCTGAAGTTGAGAAAGATATCAATGCAAGTTTTGAAAAAGAGCTTTCCTTGGAGAGGGAAAAAATTGATGCTGTGGAGAGGATGGCTGAGGAGGCAAGGCAAGAATTGGAAAGATTAAgaactgagagagagaaaggtaaTATTGCATTAATGAAGGAACGTGCTGCTGTTGAATCAGAAATGGAAATTCTTTCACGGCTGAGGCATGATGTCGAGGAGCAGTTGCAGAGCCTAATGACTAGCAAGGCTGAAATATCATATGAAAAGGAAAGGACCAGCCAACTTCGGAAAGCAGCAGAAATTGAAAACCAGGAGATTGCCCGCTTACAGTATGAGCTAGAGGTTGAGCGAAAAGCATTGTCTATGGCCAG GGCTTGGGCTGAGGATGAGGCAAAAAGAGCAAGAGAACAAGCGAAAGTCCTGGAAGAGGCTCGATATCGCTGGGAGAGGCAAGGTATCAAAGTAGTTGTGGATGATAACCTTCGGGAAGAGACCACTGCTGGAGTTTCATGGCTTGATGCTGGAAAGCAGTTCTCGGTTGATGCAACGGTTAACAGGGCTGAGAACTTGGTGGACAAGCTCAAAACAATGGCAATGGATTTGAGAGGGAAATCCAGAGATATAATTGATAAAGTCATCCAGAAGATAGCCTTGTTGATATCAAATTTGAGAGAATGGACTGCCAAGGCTGGAAAACGAGCTGAAGAGTTACAGCAAACTGCCATTTTGAGGGCAAGTAGATCAGCACAAGAGTTGCAGCAAAGCACGGCAGAATTTAGCTTGTCCCTCAGGGAAGGGACAAAGAGAGTCGCTGGAGATTGTAGGGACGGAGTGGAGAAACTCACCCAAAGGTTTAAgacatga
- the LOC122303254 gene encoding uncharacterized protein LOC122303254 isoform X3 — protein sequence MASTTATCSPSSLQLRLAFNCRRSPEILVRLRMGKPVSQFRVLCVAQDESRNGSASGRRRDWALWVGSDSAANGFSGWSESDGNDESVESQRKKWFGGVAGVILFSGLAFAALSFSKRNNLRSSQLMEPLTIQQEVSLASDDLNDDVKDGNASGNIKPEDNSLDGGTALQVLPGKVLVPAVVDQAQGHALAALQVLKVIEADVQPSDLCTRRDYARWLVSASSALSRNTISKVYPAMYIENVSELAFDDITPDDPDFASIQGLAEAGLIASKLSRRDMISSLDEDQSPFYFSPERPLSRQDLISWKMTLEKRQLPEADRKKLYQISGFIDVDKIHPDACPALVADISAGEQGIIALAFGYTRLFQPDKPVTKAQAAVALATGEASDIVSEELARIEAESMAENAVAAHSALVAEVEKDINASFEKELSLEREKIDAVERMAEEARQELERLRTEREKGNIALMKERAAVESEMEILSRLRHDVEEQLQSLMTSKAEISYEKERTSQLRKAAEIENQEIARLQYELEVERKALSMARAWAEDEAKRAREQAKVLEEARYRWERQGIKVVVDDNLREETTAGVSWLDAGKQFSVDATVNRAENLVDKLKTMAMDLRGKSRDIIDKVIQKIALLISNLREWTAKAGKRAEELQQTAILRASRSAQELQQSTAEFSLSLREGTKRVAGDCRDGVEKLTQRFKT from the exons atggCTTCTACGACTGCCACGTGCTCCCCGAGTTCTCTCCAGCTCCGACTCGCTTTCAATTGCCGCAGATCCCCGGAAATTCTCGTCCGGTTGCGGATGGGGAAGCCGGTTTCTCAGTTTCGGGTGCTCTGTGTAGCTCAAGACGAATCCAGAAACGGAAGTGCATCGGGACGCCGTCGTGATTGGGCTCTGTGGGTCGGTTCCGATTCTGCAGCTAATGGGTTCTCAGGATGGTCCGAGTCCGATGGTAATGACGAGTCTGTTGAGTCTCAGAGGAAGAAATGGTTTGGAG GAGTAGCTGGAGTCATCCTTTTCTCGGGGCTTGCATTTGCAGCATTGTCTTTCAGTAAACGAAACAATTTGA GATCAAGCCAACTGATGGAGCCCTTGACTATTCAGCAGGAAGTGTCATTGGCCTCTGATGACCTGAATGATGACGTTAAAGATGGGAATGCAAGTGGAAATATTAAGCCAGAAGATAATAGTCTGGATGGTGGGACAG CTCTACAGGTGCTTCCTGGAAAGGTTTTGGTTCCTGCAGTTGTTGATCAGGCTCAGGGTCATGCACTGGCCGCACTTCAAGTTTTAAAG GTCATTGAGGCTGATGTTCAACCTAGTGATCTATGTACCCGTCGTGACTATGCTCGTTGGTTAGTCTCTGCAAGCAGTGCCCTTTCCAG GAACACAATTTCAAAAGTATATCCTGCAATGTATATAGAAAATGTTTCTGAGCTTGCATTTGACGATATCACACCCGATGACCCTGATTTTGCATCCATTCAAG GCTTGGCAGAAGCTGGACTTATTGCAAGTAAGCTTTCAAGACGGGATATGATTTCTTCTTTAGATGAAGACCAGAGTCCATTCTACTTTTCTCCAGAAAG ACCTCTATCACGTCAAGACCTTATCAGTTGGAAGATGACTTTAGAAAAAAGACAGCTCCCTGAAGCGGACAGAAAG AAGCTGTATCAAATATCTGGTTTCATTGACGTTGATAAGATACACCCAGATGCATGTCCTGCACTTGTGGCTGATATATCTGCCGGAGAACAGGGAATCATAGCTCTTGCATTTG GTTACACACGACTCTTCCAGCCAGATAAACCAGTCACAAAAGCCCAGGCTGCTGTTGCCCTCGCAACTGGTGAGGCTTCTGACATTGTAAGCGAGGAGCTTGCACGAATAGAAGCAGAATCAATGGCAGAAAATGCAGTTGCGGCACATAGTGCATTAGTAGCTGAAGTTGAGAAAGATATCAATGCAAGTTTTGAAAAAGAGCTTTCCTTGGAGAGGGAAAAAATTGATGCTGTGGAGAGGATGGCTGAGGAGGCAAGGCAAGAATTGGAAAGATTAAgaactgagagagagaaaggtaaTATTGCATTAATGAAGGAACGTGCTGCTGTTGAATCAGAAATGGAAATTCTTTCACGGCTGAGGCATGATGTCGAGGAGCAGTTGCAGAGCCTAATGACTAGCAAGGCTGAAATATCATATGAAAAGGAAAGGACCAGCCAACTTCGGAAAGCAGCAGAAATTGAAAACCAGGAGATTGCCCGCTTACAGTATGAGCTAGAGGTTGAGCGAAAAGCATTGTCTATGGCCAG GGCTTGGGCTGAGGATGAGGCAAAAAGAGCAAGAGAACAAGCGAAAGTCCTGGAAGAGGCTCGATATCGCTGGGAGAGGCAAGGTATCAAAGTAGTTGTGGATGATAACCTTCGGGAAGAGACCACTGCTGGAGTTTCATGGCTTGATGCTGGAAAGCAGTTCTCGGTTGATGCAACGGTTAACAGGGCTGAGAACTTGGTGGACAAGCTCAAAACAATGGCAATGGATTTGAGAGGGAAATCCAGAGATATAATTGATAAAGTCATCCAGAAGATAGCCTTGTTGATATCAAATTTGAGAGAATGGACTGCCAAGGCTGGAAAACGAGCTGAAGAGTTACAGCAAACTGCCATTTTGAGGGCAAGTAGATCAGCACAAGAGTTGCAGCAAAGCACGGCAGAATTTAGCTTGTCCCTCAGGGAAGGGACAAAGAGAGTCGCTGGAGATTGTAGGGACGGAGTGGAGAAACTCACCCAAAGGTTTAAgacatga
- the LOC122303254 gene encoding uncharacterized protein LOC122303254 isoform X1 codes for MASTTATCSPSSLQLRLAFNCRRSPEILVRLRMGKPVSQFRVLCVAQDESRNGSASGRRRDWALWVGSDSAANGFSGWSESDGNDESVESQRKKWFGGVAGVILFSGLAFAALSFSKRNNLRSSQLMEPLTIQQEVSLASDDLNDDVKDGNASGNIKPEDNSLDGGTGTFKDSSSSPGFDENPSKSKSSDDSDCGVSSVQDVVYASNVTDGNKNASIQEDLQHESTFDDTLNLPESENVGDTFVTSGFKDVDNNSPVGTTELSSELTENPVNVKQSNLLVSDANPSELNIDLQDEIHSSSEHQNPNLSLDSSFTTVAHTVNEPVALNGSANSQLYTTLETQDSPENDIETVAQPSTKENPGLVETEQVSAEKNSSSLEVHNFSESEPSGTSLSALAYTFANEKGSNHPNEMNRSRSESPYPGNSFSSTGIPAPSVVSAALQVLPGKVLVPAVVDQAQGHALAALQVLKVIEADVQPSDLCTRRDYARWLVSASSALSRNTISKVYPAMYIENVSELAFDDITPDDPDFASIQGLAEAGLIASKLSRRDMISSLDEDQSPFYFSPERPLSRQDLISWKMTLEKRQLPEADRKKLYQISGFIDVDKIHPDACPALVADISAGEQGIIALAFGYTRLFQPDKPVTKAQAAVALATGEASDIVSEELARIEAESMAENAVAAHSALVAEVEKDINASFEKELSLEREKIDAVERMAEEARQELERLRTEREKGNIALMKERAAVESEMEILSRLRHDVEEQLQSLMTSKAEISYEKERTSQLRKAAEIENQEIARLQYELEVERKALSMARAWAEDEAKRAREQAKVLEEARYRWERQGIKVVVDDNLREETTAGVSWLDAGKQFSVDATVNRAENLVDKLKTMAMDLRGKSRDIIDKVIQKIALLISNLREWTAKAGKRAEELQQTAILRASRSAQELQQSTAEFSLSLREGTKRVAGDCRDGVEKLTQRFKT; via the exons atggCTTCTACGACTGCCACGTGCTCCCCGAGTTCTCTCCAGCTCCGACTCGCTTTCAATTGCCGCAGATCCCCGGAAATTCTCGTCCGGTTGCGGATGGGGAAGCCGGTTTCTCAGTTTCGGGTGCTCTGTGTAGCTCAAGACGAATCCAGAAACGGAAGTGCATCGGGACGCCGTCGTGATTGGGCTCTGTGGGTCGGTTCCGATTCTGCAGCTAATGGGTTCTCAGGATGGTCCGAGTCCGATGGTAATGACGAGTCTGTTGAGTCTCAGAGGAAGAAATGGTTTGGAG GAGTAGCTGGAGTCATCCTTTTCTCGGGGCTTGCATTTGCAGCATTGTCTTTCAGTAAACGAAACAATTTGA GATCAAGCCAACTGATGGAGCCCTTGACTATTCAGCAGGAAGTGTCATTGGCCTCTGATGACCTGAATGATGACGTTAAAGATGGGAATGCAAGTGGAAATATTAAGCCAGAAGATAATAGTCTGGATGGTGGGACAGGTACATTTAAggattcttcttcatctcctgGATTTGATGAAAATCCCAGCAAAAGTAAAAGTAGTGATGATTCTGACTGCGGGGTATCATCAGTACAAGATGTTGTATATGCATCTAATGTTACTGATGGCAATAAAAATGCTTCCATTCAAGAAGATTTGCAGCATGAATCAACTTTTGATGACACCCTTAATTTGCCTGAATCTGAAAATGTTGGTGATACTTTTGTTACCTCTGGATTTAAAGATGTTGACAACAACTCTCCTGTGGGTACCACAGAATTAAGTTCTGAGCTTACTGAGAACCCTGTTAATGTCAAACAAAGCAATTTGTTAGTCTCTGATGCTAATCCGTCAGAGCTCAACATTGACCTCCAGGATGAAATACATAGTTCAAGTGAGCATCAAAATCCTAATCTTTCATTGGATTCTTCTTTTACGACTGTTGCCCACACAGTCAATGAGCCCGTGGCTCTGAATGGCTCCGCCAATTCACAGTTATATACAACTTTAGAAACTCAAGACTCACCTGAAAATGATATAGAGACTGTAGCCCAACCTTCAACCAAAGAAAATCCTGGCCTTGTTGAAACAGAACAGGTCTCAGCTGAGAAGAATAGTTCTTCCCTGGAAGTTCATAACTTTAGTGAAAGTGAGCCATCTGGAACTTCTCTGTCGGCGTTAGCCTACACTTTTGCAAATGAAAAAGGTTCAAACCATCCTAATGAGATGAATAGAAGCAGATCAGAATCACCATATCCTGGGAATTCCTTCTCCTCCACTGGTATACCTGCTCCATCTGTCGTTTCTGCAGCTCTACAGGTGCTTCCTGGAAAGGTTTTGGTTCCTGCAGTTGTTGATCAGGCTCAGGGTCATGCACTGGCCGCACTTCAAGTTTTAAAG GTCATTGAGGCTGATGTTCAACCTAGTGATCTATGTACCCGTCGTGACTATGCTCGTTGGTTAGTCTCTGCAAGCAGTGCCCTTTCCAG GAACACAATTTCAAAAGTATATCCTGCAATGTATATAGAAAATGTTTCTGAGCTTGCATTTGACGATATCACACCCGATGACCCTGATTTTGCATCCATTCAAG GCTTGGCAGAAGCTGGACTTATTGCAAGTAAGCTTTCAAGACGGGATATGATTTCTTCTTTAGATGAAGACCAGAGTCCATTCTACTTTTCTCCAGAAAG ACCTCTATCACGTCAAGACCTTATCAGTTGGAAGATGACTTTAGAAAAAAGACAGCTCCCTGAAGCGGACAGAAAG AAGCTGTATCAAATATCTGGTTTCATTGACGTTGATAAGATACACCCAGATGCATGTCCTGCACTTGTGGCTGATATATCTGCCGGAGAACAGGGAATCATAGCTCTTGCATTTG GTTACACACGACTCTTCCAGCCAGATAAACCAGTCACAAAAGCCCAGGCTGCTGTTGCCCTCGCAACTGGTGAGGCTTCTGACATTGTAAGCGAGGAGCTTGCACGAATAGAAGCAGAATCAATGGCAGAAAATGCAGTTGCGGCACATAGTGCATTAGTAGCTGAAGTTGAGAAAGATATCAATGCAAGTTTTGAAAAAGAGCTTTCCTTGGAGAGGGAAAAAATTGATGCTGTGGAGAGGATGGCTGAGGAGGCAAGGCAAGAATTGGAAAGATTAAgaactgagagagagaaaggtaaTATTGCATTAATGAAGGAACGTGCTGCTGTTGAATCAGAAATGGAAATTCTTTCACGGCTGAGGCATGATGTCGAGGAGCAGTTGCAGAGCCTAATGACTAGCAAGGCTGAAATATCATATGAAAAGGAAAGGACCAGCCAACTTCGGAAAGCAGCAGAAATTGAAAACCAGGAGATTGCCCGCTTACAGTATGAGCTAGAGGTTGAGCGAAAAGCATTGTCTATGGCCAG GGCTTGGGCTGAGGATGAGGCAAAAAGAGCAAGAGAACAAGCGAAAGTCCTGGAAGAGGCTCGATATCGCTGGGAGAGGCAAGGTATCAAAGTAGTTGTGGATGATAACCTTCGGGAAGAGACCACTGCTGGAGTTTCATGGCTTGATGCTGGAAAGCAGTTCTCGGTTGATGCAACGGTTAACAGGGCTGAGAACTTGGTGGACAAGCTCAAAACAATGGCAATGGATTTGAGAGGGAAATCCAGAGATATAATTGATAAAGTCATCCAGAAGATAGCCTTGTTGATATCAAATTTGAGAGAATGGACTGCCAAGGCTGGAAAACGAGCTGAAGAGTTACAGCAAACTGCCATTTTGAGGGCAAGTAGATCAGCACAAGAGTTGCAGCAAAGCACGGCAGAATTTAGCTTGTCCCTCAGGGAAGGGACAAAGAGAGTCGCTGGAGATTGTAGGGACGGAGTGGAGAAACTCACCCAAAGGTTTAAgacatga